In Lolium rigidum isolate FL_2022 chromosome 3, APGP_CSIRO_Lrig_0.1, whole genome shotgun sequence, the genomic window CTTTAGACATTAACTATTGCATGTACAGGCAACTGCCGGCCATAGCATTTTCTCCAACAGGAGATGAAATAGTTGGAGAATCAGCAGCACATACCTATTGGCCGGGATGAAGGTAGATATTGGAGAAAATCCAGCAACATTGAATGAAGTACTGAACTAAACAAGAACTTTCCAGATTGCACAAGGCAAACCAAATGCTAGAACCTTAAAGAAGAATTATACTATAAAGATGCCATTTCCAGTAACCAAGGGAAACAACAATGATAAAGCAAAGAGGTGAAAACTCACTAGATCACAGTCCTGCTGAAGAAAAACTTGAGAACAAAGCTGTAACAGACATTACAATATTTAGAGAGGTAATATTCACTATTTACATGCTTCCTGCAAAAATATTTTACATTCAGGAACAATGCTATAAAGTTCTATAAAATTTCAGTTTCCCACAAGACGATATTTCTACAGAATCAGGTCCCGAAGAAGATGACACAAAATTGGTGAAAAGAACAATGAAATGCTAGCAGTTCTTAATAAGTAATTAATTAGTTCTCACACATGATTATACTTTAATCATGACGACACCAAATTTGTCATATAACATGAAAGATTAATATTGGTGTACAGCATGAATGATGGCCAATCTCACGGCCTCATGCAGAAAAGATCATAGCAGAAGATTTAGCCCAAAATAGAAATATCAACAGTTCCCTCACGGTAAAACCAGAACCTACAAAGTAAATGTAATTAAATGTAAAATTACTTagtaaaaaatattaaaatatacTGATTTTTTGCATCCTTAAACAggtatgtaaacaaaagaagtgcAACTTCTACTACATACCAAGCTACAAAACTAAAGCAAGTCAATTTTTACTTCTCAATTACCATTTCTTATTTATTACTATACTTATTTGATGATACATTTACAGAACGAAGCGTTTATCATCAAGAACAATATTGATGTAACATCAGTTGTTCCAGAACATACCACACAAATGCACATTAATTAAGCAGTAAAACTAAGCATAAACGTTACCTAACTTTAAGATCAACAGAGTCAGACCACGAAAACCACATTGGGTGCAGATAccaacattagagcatctccaacagacgcgctaaaacCCCCGCGCGGCAAAAAAAAAAACCGCCGTTTTGCCGCGCGCGGTcgctgccgcgctgctccagcggACGCGGGAAAACGGCGCGCGCGCTAAAAGTTTTaccgcccgcgcgctttcgcgctatcccgcgcgggaaatcTGCCGCGTGCGTTACCGCGCGCGCCATAAAGAGGACACGCGCGAGCGGCCAAGctgccactcctcccacgcgtcttcctcccgcgccctctctctccccgctgctctccctcccgcgccgctccgcctccggccgttcctcctcgacgcgaagatgccgccgcgccgccgctcatcctccggctaccgcggtgtCCGcgcgctgccgagcggccgcttcgacgccgagattcgctccggcgaggagcggatccggctcggcacctacgacaccgcgcatgaggcggcgcgagcctacgacgccgtcacgtggcgcctcggccgcccccgccgGCAGATGAATTTCGATGACGTTTggacgcgcgagcaggcggagatgctcgcgccgccatcgccgctcatcacgaacgagcagcggcgccgcgcccgcgacctcgagcagcGCCTGCGCGTGGCGGAGCAGGATGAGTGGGCGCGctttcccggaggacgtcgccgccacggaggccttctacgcggaGAAGGAGGGGGAcaaggcggcgatggcggcgatgaagaaggcgagtcgcgagaagcgccgcgccgagtccgcggcgaggaagaaggcgagggccgacgcggcggcgaggaggaaggaggaaaggCAGAACGCCGCAGGGCCGTCGACCGTCGTCCTTTCGTCCTCCTCCGAGTTCCAGTACACAACGACGTCGACGCTGGTGTCGGACACGACACtgagcagctccgacttcgactgggagtccgacgacggcgaggagtagTTTATTTTAGTATTTTCGTTAAAATTTCGTATTGTATCGCgcacttttaaaatatattcgtattttcgatcatatttacatagtttgtttgatgaattttcaaaaataaacgatcggattagcagtttgtgacgcgcgcgctgcaaaatagcgcctctggcggaggtgcgtttttcgcacaccaacgcgctctgcaaaatacagcctccgccgggggcaaattcgctatgccgcgcgcgagcggtatacagcgcgcccaatcatcggtatagcgcgcgagattttacagcgtctgttggagatgctcttaagccaCAGCCACAGGCCATGGAGATCACACTTAATGCAGAAATAATAGTTACCATTCAGATAACAACATGAGCAAGTAAAAGCTAGGTAAATCACATTGCATGCCGACACAGGTAACTACATAGTGAAGTCATAAGAAGTCTTTCGCACAACCTTCTGTTGCTGAACTCCAAATCTCCAACACTAAACAAAAAAAGCTACAGACTAGTGCTACATCACTTCGTTTCACAAGAAATGACTTGTTCAAACGGCAATGCTCTAAAACAATGATGCTCTAGCTGCTAACGAACACTCTATCAGCGCCTTAAGAAATAAATGGGTCGCTGATAGAAAGATCAGATGCTTGGTTGTACCCCCAAATAGGACCTGATGTGGGCCCACGAACCTCCAAGGAAATTTTACGCAAGGTCTTATTGGCCCACATCCTCTTGGAAGCCAACGGGTTCAGTTTGCGCGTGGCCTCACTCACCGTGATAGGATCCAGGTCAGCGAGCAGGACTATCACCTTCTGCAGAAACACCGCTCTCCCAAGAACCATCTTCAGAAACCCAACCTGGTTTGTGCCCCCGCAGAACTGATCAAACACCACCTTCTTGACACGTGACTGCACGCATTTGATCGGACCAACCCCCTGCCAGAACGTGGAATTGAGCTTGTCCCTGGCCTTGACTTCACCCGGGTCATCATAGTGGTCAGTGTGATTGTCGGACTGAAAAAGGAAATCAAAGGGCACAATTCAGCGAAAGATGGATTGCAAGCAATAGAAAATGCAGCGATTGCGATGATGCTCACAGCCATAACGTGTAAGGTCTCTACTTCAGGGAAGCATCTCAAGAAACTCAGCAAAGTTCTCACTTCCTCCGCGATTCTGAAGCGCACCTTCAGAGCTAACACCTTGATGCTTGGAACCACTGCATCTGGGCTAACTTTTGTCACCCCAGCCTGCAAATCGTCGCAGCAACGACCAAATTGATAGTTTAATTCAATGCGAACCAACCCAGCACTCAAAGATTTTTCTTTTAAAGGGCAAGCATTCAAAAGATTTGTCTAGCCAGTCACTGAGAAACTAATATGAGAGAAAAAAAATTGGACCTTGATGATGGTGTTGTCAATCTCAAGCACGTGGGTGGTGTCCAAGTAGCCGAGCACGGCGAGCTGAGGAGCATAGCCTATCTTGACCTTGAAGGCCCTTCCAGCCTCAGTGGGGTGCGTGCAGTAGACGATGAGGCGCTGCAGGCGCGGGGCGGCAATGGCGGCGACCTCGTCCGCCATGGAATGCCAGAGCAGCACGCAACGGAGGCTGTGGCTGCCGATGCGGACGCGGTCGGGCAAGCAGTAGTTGGTGATGAGCGCAAAGCTCTCCAGCCTGGGGCTGCAAGCGAGCAGGTACTCCAGGTCGGACTCCTGCATGATGCCGTGACAGATGCCGAGCTCCCGGAGGTGAGGGAAAACGTCGGGGCTGCGGGGGAGGCCGGTGGTGAAGGGGAAGAACCAGACGCCGAGGTAGAGGCGGCGGAGCGAGGCGCCGCAGGAGAGGAGGGACGGGGGAAGCCGCGCCGGCACGCCGAAGCCCCAGGGGCGGTTGACGAGGGTCAGGTCCTCCACGCCCTTgtcggcgaggaggcggagccacTCCGCGAGGCATTCCTTGTTGGACTCGTCGATGAGGTTGCTGAGGAGGCGGACGCAGCGGAAGGGGCCCGGGTAGGAAGCGAGGACGCGGGAGACcgccgcggcggcgggggcgcgcCAGTCGACGCCGGGCCCTTCCGTGAGGAGGTGGGCGTCATCGAGGACGAGTGGGATGGCGCGCCAAAGGCCGCGCCAGCGCCGGCAGAGCGCGTTGGTGCGGGCAGCGTCCTTGACGGGGAGGCGGGAGACGACGTCGCGCAGGAGGCCGTTGGGGAGGGCGCTGATGCGGTCCTCAACGCCGTCTTCGTCGGAGATGGCggcggagaggaaggcggcggcggagatCGGGGAGGCCGGCAGGCAAGAGTACATGAAGTCCAGTCTcatggcggccggcggccggcggcggcgatgatttCCCTTCACTCGGGCGGCGGGGAGTGTTGCGTCTTTGGGGGCTGGGTCCAAAATGGCAATCTTGCCTGTATATGTTCCTGCCACTAGaaacaaaaatattttaaaatatcaaagaAAATCTGAATACAAATTTCTCGCGTATATGTCATGCTAAATTTGGCAAAATACCGACATATTTTGTGTGCTatgtataaaagaaaagaaaaatgtcTTGTGGGGAGCTTATTTTTAAcaccaaattttatctttttacgCATAGCGCAAAAAATGCTGATTTTTTGTGAACCGACTTTGTGAACCCATAAAACATCAAGATATATGCACGACtttttttattgatttttttacATTTTATACTAGGCTTAAATTCATTTAAAACCCCGGGCGTATATGCTCCCGAATGCAAGAACACCCAGCCCAAAGATGGCCTGCTAGCTAAGCATGGACTTTTGGAGTACTACACAATGCACGCACATATTAAGTTAGTAAGTTAAGGAAATGAAGTCGCAGTTGGCCCATACTCCCTGCGTTCATAAATAAGTGGACGCGCGCGGTTTCCAAGAGATCTTAAGCTTTATGTAAAAAAATCCTCATTCCTTCAATAAATCTGCTCATTAATCAAAAAAAATGCTTTGATTTAGGCGCTAATAAATGTTGTGCATATTAGTAACCAATAAAACAACATTGATAAACCAAAAATGATTAATGAGGCTAAAATCAAGACATGTACTAGGGGTCTAAACGTAAAAAATATACCAAGAagtctagatgtacacttatttatggATTTCTTAGAAGGCTAGATgtgcacttatttgtggacggagggagtatgttggaTGTTTCATACATAAAACGTATGATCTCTATGCTTGAGCTCTGCTTTACTAAGTGCAGAGTATCAGGAAGTTTCTCGTGAATCCTACTTTTGCAAAGCACCAGCCTCTGCTTGCACTGTTGCATCTTTGGGAGTACAATCATATGCAGATCAAAAGATGCAATATTTTGCAGATTTGTGTATGATTGAAACGTGAAGATAAACTTGCATTTCCTTTGCTTGCATCTCATGGCGTGCCACCAGCTTGGCGTTTTACTACCATCGATGAATTTCTTTTACGGTCAGAAAGAACATGGCACTGCTCACACGTGATGAATGTATGCTTCAAACGGGAATGACAACAAATTTTAGAAGATACGCAAGCCAATACTCCTCGCTGGGAGTTGTATAGTTATTTAGTGTCTTGTGATTACAATGAttagtactacctctgtttcaTAATATAGTACATTTTGGTAAAATAATTTAGTTGCCAAAGACTACCAACATCTAGTGTGGGATTGCAATGTCATGCTCACTCCGATCCTACAGAAATTCATATAACTCAAACTTTATTTGATTTCTCCATAAGAAAAAAATAGGGGTGGACCCAAGTacttattcaaattttgaaagaaAATAGTTCAACTTTAGCAAAATTATGAAAATATGCCTCCAGTTAGATTTTCGTCTCGGTCCGTCCCTGGAAAAAACAAAGGATTTTTTAAAAGAGACATGGGTGGATGTTCGATTTCTTATAAAATCTAGTGTAAAGGAATTCTTAGGAAAAAACCGTATGGAAaacaatcctacaaatcaaacaaccatAATAGAAAAAAATTCTCTATGATTTAATTCTACTAGTTTTTTATACAAATTCTTTGGATCAAACATGCTCTGAGAGTAGATGTGGAGCtcgtttttttctttcttctgtaAATGGACGTGGATTCTTACTATATACAGAGTTTAGCAAGTCGAATACTAGTGCTAGTAATGAAAATTCAGTAATGCTACGCCTACGGGAACATCTTGCTTCTGTCTCTAGGTAAAGAATTGAACTGAATTTCGGAGGTAATGAACTCTTAGTCCGAACAATGACTACTTCTATCTGCTAATATGAACAAAAAAAGCTCCGAAGTATAACTCGATCATTCATCATTGCCAATATGCCACTGCCATTGCTTAAGGATCGATGACAATTTTATCCACATATCTGGGTATCCGTTCCAATGGGCACAGGTCCGGAGGGCTGATTATGCCCACGGATTTCATGAGACGGATATCCGATAACTCATGGGAGCGGGCAGGGTAGAGGTTTTGCCCCATGGATATCCAATAGATATCCGGCTGACATGTGGTCCCATATGTCGGTGAGACATGTGATTTCACCTAGGCCTAGCTACCCCTACCTTGAGGCCAAACTCAGTGAGTCTAACACGTAACCACCGATTACCACTTTTTTCATAGCCCCCCTATGACTCCCTCGCACGATGTGCGGGAGTGCTTGGCCGGCAGCCCTCCCTTCCACATCTCCGGCAGTCCGGCTCTCCTCCGCCAAGGAGACGCACTAGTAGGAGTGGGCTTGCTCTCAT contains:
- the LOC124696909 gene encoding FBD-associated F-box protein At5g60610-like, with amino-acid sequence MRLDFMYSCLPASPISAAAFLSAAISDEDGVEDRISALPNGLLRDVVSRLPVKDAARTNALCRRWRGLWRAIPLVLDDAHLLTEGPGVDWRAPAAAAVSRVLASYPGPFRCVRLLSNLIDESNKECLAEWLRLLADKGVEDLTLVNRPWGFGVPARLPPSLLSCGASLRRLYLGVWFFPFTTGLPRSPDVFPHLRELGICHGIMQESDLEYLLACSPRLESFALITNYCLPDRVRIGSHSLRCVLLWHSMADEVAAIAAPRLQRLIVYCTHPTEAGRAFKVKIGYAPQLAVLGYLDTTHVLEIDNTIIKAGVTKVSPDAVVPSIKVLALKVRFRIAEEVRTLLSFLRCFPEVETLHVMASDNHTDHYDDPGEVKARDKLNSTFWQGVGPIKCVQSRVKKVVFDQFCGGTNQVGFLKMVLGRAVFLQKVIVLLADLDPITVSEATRKLNPLASKRMWANKTLRKISLESLQSWGVKHRLYDATIFVRPLSSELEAAKSLLDLLEKCWSDIKGAPSVLAITEFVDLWTVIQAQPPISAIDDTFVWRLTANGW